The following coding sequences lie in one Candidatus Limnocylindria bacterium genomic window:
- a CDS encoding DUF3830 family protein, which produces MAMLRITAGPFTFKARWEEEHAPKTVDAIRRMLPLRSKLVHVRWSGESTWVPMGERHLGVGYENHTSHPAPGEILVYPGGISEMEVLFPYGACLFSSKVGQLAGNHFATVVEGNEHLADLGRLTLWEGAQEFVVEEVS; this is translated from the coding sequence ATGGCCATGCTTCGCATCACTGCCGGGCCGTTCACTTTCAAGGCGCGCTGGGAAGAGGAGCACGCGCCCAAGACGGTGGACGCGATCCGTCGCATGCTCCCGCTCCGCAGCAAGCTCGTGCATGTCCGGTGGAGCGGCGAGTCCACCTGGGTCCCGATGGGTGAACGGCATCTCGGCGTGGGGTACGAGAATCACACCAGCCATCCGGCACCGGGCGAGATCCTCGTCTACCCCGGAGGCATCTCCGAGATGGAGGTCCTCTTCCCGTACGGCGCGTGTCTTTTCTCGAGCAAGGTCGGGCAGCTCGCCGGCAATCACTTCGCCACGGTCGTCGAAGGCAACGAGCACCTCGCCGATCTCGGCCGCCTCACGCTCTGGGAGGGCGCGCAGGAGTTCGTCGTTGAGGAAGTCAGTTGA
- the allB gene encoding allantoinase AllB, whose protein sequence is MRGGRVVTEEGVREADVLIAGGIFDAVVDPGQGRAFDEIEARGLHVFPGVVDAHAHVNEPGRDDWEGWSAATRGAAAGGVTTLADMPLNSLPPTVDAAAVYAKESRAARSAIVDYALWGGLVSADLAPLLDLKTTGVVGVKAFLCPSGVPEFPHLDAGTLTDALAAATVAGHLVAVHAEDEALVAKGTEQLQTMNRRDRAAWLESRPPAAERRAIERLGDAARETGARVHVVHASSSAAVTAVVRARERDASVTVETCPHYLVFTAEDVDRVGPALKCAPPIRDESSRERLWQHVLAGEIDLVASDHSPCTADLKTRGDNDIWEAWGGVTGIQSLLPAMLTEGVHRRGLRLAALARLVAGAPARLLGIWPQKGAIRAGADADLALVAMDREWTLEPEQLQARSGLSPYVGRAFRGAVVRTLVRGVTVFDDGEFVEEKRYVRFGRLVRRMEA, encoded by the coding sequence ATCCGCGGCGGACGGGTCGTCACCGAGGAAGGCGTTCGTGAGGCGGACGTCCTCATCGCCGGCGGGATCTTCGACGCGGTCGTCGATCCGGGCCAGGGCAGGGCCTTTGATGAGATCGAGGCGCGGGGACTACACGTGTTCCCGGGTGTCGTCGACGCGCACGCCCACGTGAACGAGCCCGGCCGCGACGACTGGGAGGGCTGGAGCGCGGCGACTCGCGGCGCGGCCGCGGGCGGCGTGACGACGCTGGCCGACATGCCCCTGAACTCGCTGCCGCCAACGGTCGACGCTGCCGCGGTGTACGCGAAGGAGTCCCGCGCCGCGCGCTCCGCGATCGTGGACTACGCGCTCTGGGGCGGACTCGTCAGCGCGGATCTCGCGCCCCTGCTCGACCTCAAGACCACCGGCGTCGTGGGGGTCAAGGCATTCCTGTGCCCCAGCGGAGTTCCGGAGTTCCCGCATCTCGATGCCGGAACGCTCACGGACGCGCTCGCGGCGGCGACGGTCGCCGGCCATCTCGTCGCAGTCCATGCCGAAGACGAAGCGCTCGTCGCGAAGGGGACGGAGCAGCTCCAGACGATGAATCGACGCGACCGGGCTGCATGGCTGGAGTCCCGGCCTCCGGCGGCGGAGCGCCGCGCGATCGAGCGCCTTGGCGATGCTGCGCGCGAGACCGGGGCCCGGGTCCACGTCGTTCACGCCTCCAGCTCGGCGGCGGTGACCGCGGTCGTTCGCGCGCGCGAGCGCGACGCGAGCGTGACGGTCGAGACGTGCCCGCACTATCTCGTCTTCACCGCCGAGGACGTCGACCGCGTCGGACCGGCGCTCAAGTGCGCGCCGCCGATCCGGGATGAGTCATCGCGCGAGCGGCTGTGGCAGCACGTGCTTGCCGGCGAGATCGATCTCGTCGCGTCGGACCACTCGCCGTGCACGGCCGACCTGAAGACGCGAGGCGACAACGACATCTGGGAAGCCTGGGGTGGAGTCACAGGGATCCAATCGTTGCTACCGGCGATGCTGACCGAAGGAGTGCACCGGCGCGGTCTCCGGCTCGCCGCGCTGGCGCGTCTGGTGGCGGGCGCGCCCGCGCGCCTTCTAGGAATCTGGCCACAGAAGGGCGCGATCCGCGCGGGTGCGGACGCGGACCTCGCGCTCGTCGCGATGGATCGCGAATGGACGCTCGAGCCCGAACAGCTGCAGGCGCGCAGCGGCCTCAGTCCGTATGTCGGGCGGGCGTTCCGCGGCGCGGTCGTGCGCACGCTGGTGCGCGGAGTCACCGTGTTCGACGATGGTGAATTCGTCGAGGAGAAGAGATATGTCCGCTTCGGCCGTCTTGTGAGGAGAATGGAAGCGTGA
- the uraH gene encoding hydroxyisourate hydrolase, whose translation MAQATLSTHVLDTTSGVPAAGVDVALYRDATLAAKGITGKDGRVAKLGEAHEPGMYRLVFDVGAYFRSRQLDTFLGTVTLEVRLKDGHQHIPLLVSRYGVVSYLGS comes from the coding sequence ATGGCGCAGGCGACGCTCTCCACGCACGTCCTCGACACGACCAGCGGCGTCCCGGCCGCAGGTGTCGACGTGGCGCTCTATCGCGACGCGACGCTCGCCGCGAAGGGCATCACGGGCAAAGATGGCCGCGTCGCGAAGCTCGGCGAGGCGCACGAGCCTGGGATGTATCGTCTCGTCTTCGACGTCGGCGCGTATTTCCGATCCCGCCAGCTCGACACGTTCCTCGGCACCGTGACGCTCGAGGTGCGCCTGAAGGATGGCCACCAGCACATCCCGCTCCTCGTGTCGCGCTACGGCGTCGTGTCGTACCTCGGCAGCTAG
- a CDS encoding 2-oxo-4-hydroxy-4-carboxy-5-ureidoimidazoline decarboxylase: protein MPPDAVTGRLAAVFERAPGLAAALRDADEDTPRAIIAKARGALDRMTETERVAVLNAHPRIGADPASLSMHSRREQGEAADGATLQLLDELNDAYEDKFGFRFVVFVAGRSKKEIVPVLRARLANQRHAELKAGIEEFLAISLDRLERKR, encoded by the coding sequence ATGCCACCGGACGCGGTCACCGGAAGGCTCGCGGCGGTGTTCGAGCGCGCGCCGGGGCTCGCGGCCGCTCTGCGCGACGCCGACGAGGACACGCCTCGAGCGATCATCGCGAAGGCACGCGGAGCGCTCGATCGCATGACCGAGACCGAGCGTGTCGCGGTGCTCAACGCGCACCCGCGGATCGGCGCGGACCCCGCGTCGCTCTCGATGCACTCACGTCGCGAGCAGGGTGAGGCGGCCGACGGCGCCACGCTGCAACTGCTCGATGAGCTGAACGACGCGTACGAGGACAAATTCGGCTTCCGGTTCGTCGTGTTCGTCGCCGGTCGCTCGAAGAAAGAGATCGTCCCGGTCCTGCGCGCACGTCTCGCGAATCAGCGGCATGCGGAGCTCAAGGCCGGGATCGAGGAGTTCCTCGCGATCTCGCTGGACCGCCTGGAGCGCAAGCGGTGA